A window of Eubalaena glacialis isolate mEubGla1 chromosome 11, mEubGla1.1.hap2.+ XY, whole genome shotgun sequence genomic DNA:
cagggctgggctgggaccACGGGCACTCAGGCACCACACTTCCAGAAGCTTCTAACCCACGGGGTGCACAGCAGCCTGCTGAAGGCCAGGTGGCCGGCCATCCTCTGTGGGGAGGGAAGCCACCCCAGGACCTGCGTATGGTGCACACCTGGGCCCAGGTGCCGAGGGTGAGTGGGAGCAGCCCCGGGAGTCTGGGCCTCCGGGGCCCGCAGAGCCGAGGTCCTGGCTCCCCCAAGGGATGTGGCCGAGTGCCCCCGCTGGGCTGCCAGCAACCTTGTGCAGGGCCCAGTGGGCGAGCAGAAGTGCCACCGGGGCAGGGTCCTTGACCCTGATTGGCAGGAGGGCAGGCCGTCCGGCTTGGAGGACGGCACTGCGTGCCGTGACCCTGAGGAGGTGTGCGGAGGGGTCCCTGCGGTGTGGGACCGTGGAGGGTGCTGTGACTCACGGCCCTGGCAGCCCCGTCCCTTCCCATCCCGGGCAGCACCCGAGGTGGGATGAGGGAGCAGAGGCGCGGCCCTTGCTGGAACCGGATCACTCCAGCAGCCAGGGGTCCGGgctccggggcgggggggggggggcggtggggggggggtgggggggggtgcccCTGAGGCCCCAGTGTGATGTTCCGGCCCTGtcccagccccgccccagccccgccccagccccgctTCCTTCTACTCCCGGGACCTCCTGGCCCAGGGCTAGCACCCCACCCCCGGCCGGTCCAGGCCGAGGGGCCCGGGGTGGTCCCACAGCGCCACCTGCTGGCCGCACCTGCCCCTCTGGCCCTGGGCCCAGTGGCTGATCCACCGAGGGGGCCAGTCCTGTCCAACTGCTTGGCCAGAGGGGAGGCCGCAGGGCTCGGGCAGGGGTCACCGCCAAGTCACCCCTCCCTGCCGCAGGCGGAGCCAGAGCCTCTGAAAGGACAGCATCGTTCAAGCCCCTAGCGCCCACATCCCCACACCCTTGCACGTGGACCCCCAGCCACGGTAGTCCCAGGGACCCTGCCTGCATCCTGAGCCCCTAGCCCGGCCTGGTGCGGTCCTGCTGGGGGCGAGTCCCCCTCCCTGCCCGATCTGCACCACCCACCTCCACTTTGTCTGGCCCAGCTCCCTGGGCTGGGAATATCCTCCCgtctacagatgagaaagctgagactGGGGGTGTTCCACCATTGACTCCAGACCTCAGGCTCAGAGGGGGCCAGGATCCCCTGCTGGGTGCAGAGACACggccctggggaggggtgggggctcACAGAGGGGTGCAACGTGGGCAAGGGGCTAGGGCCGACCTCTGAGGGTGGCCGCTGAGCAGAGACCCCCATGGAGGGAGGAGCAGGGCCCTCCCACGCGCTCCCAGCAGGAGGGACTGCAGCGCAGAGGCCCTGGGGGGCCACGTGTTCCCAGCAGGAGGGACAGCAGCGCAGAGGCCCTGGGGGGGACCATGCACGGCGCTGTCAAGGAACCAGGTCAGCCTGACTTGCGCTGCCTTAGTGGGGCAGGTGCAGCGaaggggcagggttggggggccTGAGCGGGGGTCCCAGAGCAGAACGACGTGAGGGCCAAGGGACCCCCCTGGGCTGTGGCCGCAGCTGCCGTCAGCACAGAGGTGCCCAGTGGCCTCATCCCTCTCCAGGCCACCCAGGGCCAATAGTGCCCAGGAAGGTGGTATACCAGCAGGAAAGCAGCGTAGGGGCCGGGTAGGGGACCCCTCGGGCCCCATGGGCCAGCGTAGTGGTCACAGGGGAGCCAGCTGCGGGGCTGAGGCCGGGGTCCAGCTTTCAAGCGTCCAAAGCAGTgggacccaccccctccccactgccaagTGACTGTCTGGTCCCCTCAAGACACCTACTGATGCCACCTGTAGGGGAGAGGGGGCAATGGCACCCACAGAGCTccggtggggggagggcagccaCCCAGGTGACCCCACCGTGTGTGGGGAGACAGTGCCACCCAGGGACCGTGAGCTCGGTCCCAGGGCCTGCAGTGAGGATGCGGGCCATCTGGTTCCAGCTGGAAAGGGGGTCAGTTCCCCAGTGCAGTCATGAGGCCCCACCGCTGGATGGCTTTGGCACCTGAGCCTGGGCCCCGCGTGCAGGACCTGAGCTGGGCAGGGACCACCCGCCCTGGCCTGGAGCTGCCCCTGCCCCGCAGCCCCGCAGCTGACAGGGAAggcttcccctctctccctctcctgggaGCCTTCTAGCCGTGCCTCCCCGAGGCACCCCAGGCCAGGGGCCTCCCTCTCCTCGTCCACCCACGGGTCAGCACCTCCACCGGCACCCGGCCACACCCACCCAACATCCATCCGCAGGGCCCCAGCCCACACGGCTTCCTGGAAGCCCCCAAACTgcaggctccctcctccccctccccctccccctcctccccctccccctccccctcctccccctccccctccccctccccccctccccctcctcccctccccccctccccctccccctccccccctcccccctccccctcctccccctccccctcctccccctccccagggacCCCCATCCCCTCACCTCCGCCTGGCCCCGTGCTGCCCTCCACACACAGCCGTCACCCCCATCACCCCCTGCTGGTGGCCGCGCCCTCCCATGGGCCCTGCCCCTCGGCCTGCACCGCCGTGTCCGTCTCCGAGAGGACTGTGTGCCAGCTTGACGACGGCCATCCCCCAGTGTGGACGCCCCCCAGGCCTGGACCAGATGAGAGCAGCCCCCAACCTGTGCTGCTCATTGGCCTTGCTGAGCCCACTGGACTCCACGTCCCCTCTAGGGATTCGGGGCCCCCCCGCAGGCCTGGGACTGGACGCTCCACCTCCCCCGCGGCAGAGACGAGAGGTTGGGGAGAGCCCGAGGTGCGCTGGGGCGTGACCAGCGCCTGCGGCCCGTGGGTGCTGTGGTCGCCCCTTCCCCGCAGGGACCCCCAGGGCAGAGTCCCACCTGCAGGTGCCCTGTCCCAGTGCCCAGGTGAGAGGGCCCAGCTCGGGCTCGGAGAGCACAGGTGCAGCAAGGGGACAGGTGGATGGTCACGGGCACCAGGACAGCGGGAGACGTTTACAGGGATGGCGTGAGGCCTGGGGGGTCGGTGGGGGGAACAGGAGgccagaggggctgggggagcatGAGCGAGGGGAGTGGGTGGGGTGGTGGACACCGGGCACTCACCGGGGGGCAGTCCTGGGGGGCTGGAGCGGAAGCCGTGGTCTGACCGCCACATGGACCGGTGGGaacgggctgggctgggctgcggGGTGGTGCGGGGGCTCCATGCCGCCTTCTTCCCACGTGATGACCTGGCCCTGGGGTTCACAACTGACGTTTTCTCCAGCTTAGTCCCCAGGGTCCCTGGCGACACTCACTCTAGGCGCCCACAGGTGGGGCCCTGAAACTCACCCAATTAAGGTTCTGATGGTGCTTGcaagccgggggtggggggggggcgggagccCCCTCGGGGACAGCCCGGCTGTGCTGCCTTGAAAACCCCCGCAGGCCCGGGATCTCCAGCAGGACGGGGCAAATTCCGTTCTAAGGGTCCAAACGCTTCCAACGAGACAAACCCACACCTGTTCTCTGCCCAACTACATTCAGTGGccaattttattataaagaacGGTATCAAAATATACAAATCTGTTTAAGAACAACCAAGAAATGCAGCTTTTTTAAGGGTCAAATAAGCATCAGCCGTTTCAATGAAAGCAGCTTCCCCTGGAGCGATGGTGTGACATGAAGGGCCACGTCCAGGACAACAGTCTGAATAATTTAAAGGGCGGGTGTGACTTCTGACGTGGCTGCACATCATAAATCTTCATGGGACGGCGGCTGTGTTGGGCTTGCTTCTGTGGCTTCTGTCAGAAAACAAATAGATCGGTCCGTAAAATCCTAGCACGAAAGGTCCTGAGGACACGGCCATGAGGCCGGCGCTGGGGCCGCGGTAACGCGTGGACAGGCTGCCCATGGCCGTGGGGCGGCGCCAGGCTCCCTCTGGATGCAGCAGCCCCAAGCACCCCATGGCCAGGGTGTCCCGACAGCACCCCAGAGCCGCCACATGGCTGTGGGAGAGACGGGTGATGGGAGCCGGTGAGGTGCCCCCAGAACCAGCCGGGACGAGACGAGAGCCTGCGTGACGTGTGGGGACAGAGGGTGCGTGGCTGCGGCCCCTCCACGGCCCTCGCTGACCGTCAGGACCCTCGGTTCCTACAGGGCATCTACACGTGGATTAGCCTCTCTTTATCCTGCTGGGACCCAGGGAGCTTCTGGAGCCTGAGCCAAGTCTTACTCCTTCGGGAAAACTCTCAGCCATTGTCTTTTTTAACGTGGCTTCTTTCACGTTCTCCGTGTTGTTCTAGAACTTGTACGAGATGACTGTGGGAAGAACCgtgtcccccccaaaagataGGTTGGCATCCTAATCCCCGGTGCCTGTGAacgtgaccttacttggaaatagggtcccTGCAGGGGAGCAGGTTAAGAGGAGCTCACTGGGGTGGGCCTTGACCCAATGGCTGGTGTCCCTATAAGTAGAGGGAACTTCggacacaggctccagggagaaggccatgtgacaaacagaggcagaggctggagggacgCAGCTGCCAGCCCAGGAACGCCAAGAGTGACAGCCACCAGAGccagaagaggcaggaagggtgCTCCCCGACAGGCTTCAGGGGGAggcagccctgccgacaccttgatctcagacatccAGCCCCCAGGACTGGGAGACAAGGGGCCTCTGGGGTTGAAGCCGTCGGGTCTGTGGCGCTTTGTCACGGCTCCCAGGAGCCCCCGTGGAGCCATCTGCCCCTCCCGCCGCCTCCCTGCACGTCTGTCTCGGCCGGACCTGGGGGCTGCTCGGCTGGCGGCCTGTGTGCTGACCTTcctttgcgtctccctccctccatacAAGAGGGAGCCCCCCGGGGCTTTGTCCCCACAGAGGACTTTACGCTCTTGTCTTCCAGGAACCCCGGCTCCCATCATCCCAGGGCCAATTTTTGTGTAAATTTCTTAACTTGGGAACAGGTAGCAGCGCACCCAGGCCCTGTGGCCGAGGGTAGAGGGTAGAGGGCAGAGGGCGGCCGTGGGGTGAGCGGTCACTCACCGGCCCCCGCCGGCCCCGTCTGCACACAGATGTCCTCGGCCTCCTCGAAGCCCTCGGGGCACACGCAGACGAAGCTTCCGGGCGTGTTGTAGCAGTTTTCGTTCCTCCTCAGACAGGGCTTTTCTGCCAGCGAGCACTCGTCAATGTCTAAATAAAAACATTCCACTGACCAGGTGACCTCGTTCGGCAAACATGCACATGGGGATCGAAGGATCGAGGGATTCATGCGTCATGATTCACCCCCACGCAGAAAGCGCAGAGATGGAACCAGCCCATTAGAGAAAGGAGACAGAGGGGAGCATTTAACAGGAGCCCCAGAGCCAGGCCGTCGGGGGCGGGAAGAAGAGATGGTCCAGGCAAACGTGAGGGCGGAGCCCGGTGGTTCTCCAGCCGGGTTCCAGCCGGGCTTGACTGTCGAGGCGGACGTCCAGCCGGAGCCCGCAGGCCCTCGTTCGGCCCCCCACGCCCCTGGGCGCATGAGAATCGCAGTCTGCAGCCCAGGGTCCCGTCCCCACCAGCGCGCGTGGTCTCTGGGAAGGTTCCCGCCCCCAAGTTGAATGCAGATGCACCCGCTGACCTGCGCACTGGCCGCTCTCTTTCGAGTAGCCGGGGATGCACTCTTTACACTGTCCAGGACCCTTCCCTGTGCATCCCACGCAGGTAGAATCACATTCTGGAAACGAGAGGGGAGGGAGATGACGACACGAGACCCCCGTCCTGTGGGCAAAGCGCGACCTGAAACCACACACGAGATGGCGGAGGCCCTGCGGCCGGGAGAGCCCAGTGTCCCCAtcctgggggtggtggggagcaGACAGCGTGCGCTCGAGGCAAAGTGCGGACTTGCTGCGATTGACCGATTGACCATTGGCACTGTGTCGCCAAGGGACCTCGGTGCAGGCCGGGCTGCGGAAGCAGTACTGACGGGGCCCCTCCATGACCTCTGTCACCTGAAGGATGGGGGGCAGCATCTTTTCTCAAACAAAACCCGCCTCCAGCTGTGACACTGCTGACTCACCAGCTAGGAGCTTGGTGCCAACGACAGCAGAGAACGTGTGATGCTTTGGGGGCGTCTCATTGAAGCTGTGTGTCCACAAACATGGAGAAAGGACGGCATGGCCACGGACACGGtgagggggggggcggggggggaaggcGAGGAATCGGCACCACCTTTCAACCTTtcgggggggggtgggtggcccTAAAATCCACATTCCCTTGAACTGAGCAACTCGGAAACTCatccaaagaaaataatgaagaatgTAAACAGCTTTACCTACAGGGATCTTCAAAGTTTGTAACTGTGGGGAACGGTGTATGACAAATATTCAATGATACAGATTGTTGAAGAAAACTGTGAAATAACATGCTCCAAAATAATTAACACGATGTACAAAAATGTGACATGCAAAGGTGGTCACGATACTgttgaatgaaaaacaaacaggTAACAAGGCGCCGCTCAGATCAGCGCTGCCTCGACCGGCCTGCCAGGGGCCCCTCCCCAGGGAGTGGATGGTTGCCACCTTTTTTCAACTTATCTGAATTCCTGATTCATCTTCAGGAAACATCTATCACTTGTGTTGCCACCGTAAACGTTTTAAGGTGGCAGAGCACACAGGGGTCACGCTGACAAGCCGCAAGCctctggaggggaaggaggggttgGAGCCGGCGGGCCGGGAGGCGCGCTCACCCTGGCACACGAAGGAGCCGTTGACGTTCTCGCAGTACTGCTGGTCCTTGCAGGGGGGCGGCTCCAACGCGCATTCGTCCACATCTGCAGAGGACGGCACAGCTGTGGCGGCAGCCGCGCCCTGACCGCTGGCCAGAGGGACCGCCGTGGGGAGACACACAGTCAGTCATCCTCGGGGGCCTCCGTGTGCAGGTGGGACCAGCGGCTGACCCGTGAGCGCTCCCACGGGGCCGCGGTGAAGCTCctaggtggggctgggggggcaCCACCCTCCCCGCTCAATTTGGGACGTGAGGCCCCCGACTTGCCTGCGGCTGAGCAGCTGCGAGGATGAGACCAAAACCGAGGCCCTGGCGGGAGGACGGCAGCCCGGCGGCCGCCTGTCCCCCGCCCCGCCGCACCCGCCAGCACCTGGGCCTGCGCGGACTCGGGCAGGGCCGAGATGCTGGCGGCCGGGCTGTAGGGCAGCATTCACGGGCTGCGGCTCGAGGAGAAGACACCCCAGGAGCAGGCGGGGCCCCAGCTGGCCGGGCACGGCGGACGGGGAGAGCCACGCACCACGGCTAGGGCCTCCAGACCGAGGGGCCATGCGGAGTCCACCACAGTCAGAGGCCGCCCATGCCCTGCAGTGTCCACCTGCCGgccacagccccccaccccacgtCTGTCTCTTTTATGAAACCAGGGCCCGAGGACACACGATTGGGCCCAAGTCCCAGGCTTCCCTCCCGGGTCCTGAGCCAACAGGACCACCGGGGCCACCTGATGGCAAGGACGGGGGGCAGGGGCCACCTTCCCAGCCCAGAGTCCAGGCCACAGAGGGTTCACGTGCAGCAACCGGCCCACAGGCAAGATCGCACGCGGGCAAACCCAGCCTCCATGCTGTGACCCGTTAAAACATGGCCTGGAACGTCAGAGGCTGCTTCCCCACGAGTCAGAAGTGGGCGGACAGAAGGAGTGGGGTGTCCTGCGGGTAGCCGGGGGCTGCGCAGACGCCACGAGAgagtggggggaaggggtgggggagggcagcccGCCAGCCTCACCCACGCAGGCGTCGTCCTCCCGCGCCCAGCCCACTTCGCACTGGCCGCAGTCTCTGTTGGTAGGGCCCGTGCACGTCTTGCAGGACTCGTCACAGGCTGGAAGGCAGAGGTGGCACGGCCGTCAGTACATGGGGATCCCGTCTCAGGAGTGAGCTCGACGCAAAGGGCGTTTCGGAAATTAGGAGCTGCCGTTCATAGGGTGAAAACAAAAACCGCAAACCAGCAAAAAATCCCAGAGGAGCAAGATACGCTCGACAGCAGAGAAACCTACTCATGTGACTCACAACGTCCCCGGACGGAAGGAGAGAACAGAGCACACGGGGATTCCCACGCCCGGCGGGATAAAATGCTCAGCGAGCGAGGACTCCAGAGGAACTGCTCGTCACCTGCCAGGGGCAGCCTCCCGAATGCTGGAGCCCACACCCAGCTGCGTGTGCGCATGCCGCCCGCCAACACGCGTGGACGTTCTGGGCGCGGGAAAGGCCTGGGGTAGGAATCGGAGGAGCTGGCCTCCCAGACACCCAGCACATTCTCCACGGGGATGCCCAAGGGGCGCAGCCTCACCGCCAGCCCTGACGGGAGAATTCAACACGACTGCTGACGCCCAAAAGGTCTTCCTGTACATCAGTGACCACCAACGAGAAAACACATCCAGACAGGGTGCCACTCGTGGCTTCCTCCCTGGATTTACACATCTACGCCCCGTCAGAGGACGCCATCCCGGGCTGATGCAGCCTCACGAGCAGGGCATGGGCCTCCCCAACCAGAAGGGAGAAGCGTGCCCATCACAGCTGAGAAGGCTCCATCCGTGCAACCCCACGGGCCCATCTCAGAACTCACGGGGGGGCCCAGAACCCAGGTGGGAGAGCCCACCTTACCCGACACCAGGGTGACCAAGACGGCGTGTCCTCTACACGGGGACCTGGGGCCAGGAGGTCACACTGCGTGGCCTCCGCTGTCCCGGTTCTCACCTGggccacctccccaccctgctggtGCCCTGACGTGGCCAGACTCGGCCCTGCCTCTGCTCACTCCGAGACCCTAAGCCTGAGTGACAGCGGGGACACCAGCCTCTGATCCCCGAGTTGCGCCCAAGGACACCCGAGCCTCCTGCTGGGACAGCCGCGGGGAGAGCAAGCTCGGGCCAGACACTCCAGGTGCAGGTCCGGGGCCCCGGGACCAGCGTGGACGTCATGGAGCTGGAGGTGCCACACTGTCCAGCCTCCGAGCCCTTCTCCAGAAGGACGTCGGGGTAAGCAACTCACACTTCCCTCCTGGGGCTTGTTTGGGGACAGGAAGCGAGACCATCCCGGCTGCTGGTCCTGTCATGTCCCTTCTTACATCGTACAAGGGCCCGCGCCTTCCCCCTCAGCTCCCAGAAGCCTGGGTCAGCGGTCACCGGGTCCCCCTCCCGTCCACACCAGCAGCTCCGGGTACCTGAGCAGGTGCTGTGCGTCTCGTTCCTCAGCGAGTTGAAGTAGCCGTCCATGCAGTCGGCGCACAGCGGTCCCCGGTACCCCGGGTGGCACTGGCACGACCCGTCGCCCTGTCTGCTACCGTCTCCGCTGCAGTGGCCGTTCCCGCTGCAGGGCCGCTCGGACCCACCCTGGCACGCTGCGGGGACGCCGAGCCGCTCAGAGCGCACCCCGCGACAAACTCATAAAACCAGCTCTCTGCGTCTCGCTGAAACCCCAGCCCTGCTTCACCCCTTCTGTCTGGGGACACAGGAGCCCCACACTGGCGAGGTGTCTGGAGGAGGCGTCGGCTTGCGTCACCCGGGACACGGGGCCGAGGACGGGACAGTGAGGACCCCCGCTGTGGTGCCACACCAGCGGGGCCAGCAGGACAGGCAGGGGCAGCCTCGGCCAGGGTGGGGCCTGAGCGCCAGGATCGTGCCCTTTGCCCAGTTGATCCACGTGAACATTTCGGTGACGCCTGGGCGGCAGCCATGGCTTCACTCAGTCTCTTCACCCCTGGAGGCTGGACGCCCCTCGCCCCAGCCTCTCACACGGGCTTCGCTGCTTATGGG
This region includes:
- the CRELD2 gene encoding protein disulfide isomerase CRELD2; its protein translation is MRPPAPAVLGLLLLMLLSPGEATKKPTPCKRCRELVDKFNQGMVDTAKKNFGGGNTAWEEKTLSKYEFSEVRLLEIMEGLCGTSDFECNQLVEEHEGLLETWWLRLKKKYPALFEWFCVKTLKACCAPGTYGPDCLACQGGSERPCSGNGHCSGDGSRQGDGSCQCHPGYRGPLCADCMDGYFNSLRNETHSTCSACDESCKTCTGPTNRDCGQCEVGWAREDDACVDVDECALEPPPCKDQQYCENVNGSFVCQECDSTCVGCTGKGPGQCKECIPGYSKESGQCADIDECSLAEKPCLRRNENCYNTPGSFVCVCPEGFEEAEDICVQTGPAGAEATEASPTQPPSHEDL